The genomic segment GATGAATGGCGTGGGCGTCGCCGCCGATGGTTCTGCGGGCCTGCTCCTTGGCGGCGGCCGCGACCTCGGGGTCGAGGTACCAGCCGAGGGTGGTGTCATTGTCATGGGTGCCGCTGTAAACGACGCAGTTGGGCGAAGTGAAATTCCAGGGCAGATAAGGGTTCTCGGGTTTGCCGTCAAAGGCGAACTGCAGAACCTTCATGCCGGCGAAACCGAAATCATCCCGTAAGGTTTCTACTTCCGGCGTGATGATGCCCAGGTCCTCGGCGATGATTTTCAGAGCGCCGACGGCGTCGGCCACCCAGTGAAAGAAATCCGCGCCCGGACCTTTGACCCATTCCCCGGCGGTCGCGGTCGCGGCGGCGGGAATGCGCCAGTAGGCCTCAAAAGCGCGGAAATGATCGATGCGGACAATCTCGACCAGTTCGGCCTGGCGGCGGAAACGCTGTCGCCACCAAGTGATGACCGGGCTTGCGGCCGCATTCCGGTCCGGCCAGCGGTAGAGAGGATTGCCCCAGTTCTGCCCGTCGGCGCTGAAGTAATCGGGCGGCACCCCGGCGACGAATTCCGGCTGCAGGGTGGCCGGATCGAGCTGGAAGCATTCCTGCCGGGCCCAGACATCGGCGCTGTTTAAGGCCACATAGATCGGCAGGTCGCCGATCAGTTGAATACCGGCGGCCGCGGCCCGGTTTTTAAAGGCGCGCCACTGCCGGTCGAAGAGAAACTGGGTGAAAGCCTGGAATTCAATTTCGGCCTGAAGGCCGGCCCGGGCCCGGGCCAGAGCCGCCGGTTCGCGCCGGGCCAGGTCGGCCGGCCACTGCTGCCAGCTCCGTCCGGCGAACTCCCGGCTGAGGGCGGCAAACAGGGTGTAGTCCTCCAGCCAGAAGCTTCGTTCCTGAAAAGCCTGAAAGTCGTTTTTCAGGCGAGCGCCGCGGCAGAATTCAGCAAAGGCCTGGCGCAGCAGCTTTTCCCGGGCGGCGACGACCTCGTCGAAGTTTACCAGGTATTGATAAAAATCAGGATGTCCGGC from the Pseudomonadota bacterium genome contains:
- the malQ gene encoding 4-alpha-glucanotransferase → MTSPAPVFQSLGRSRGAGILLHLTSLPSPWGSGDLGPQAESFLDFLQKAGQRYWQFLPLGPTLPVHGHSPYMSPSAFAGNPLLISPEKLYEDGWLQAADLAGHPDFYQYLVNFDEVVAAREKLLRQAFAEFCRGARLKNDFQAFQERSFWLEDYTLFAALSREFAGRSWQQWPADLARREPAALARARAGLQAEIEFQAFTQFLFDRQWRAFKNRAAAAGIQLIGDLPIYVALNSADVWARQECFQLDPATLQPEFVAGVPPDYFSADGQNWGNPLYRWPDRNAAASPVITWWRQRFRRQAELVEIVRIDHFRAFEAYWRIPAAATATAGEWVKGPGADFFHWVADAVGALKIIAEDLGIITPEVETLRDDFGFAGMKVLQFAFDGKPENPYLPWNFTSPNCVVYSGTHDNDTTLGWYLDPEVAAAAKEQARRTIGGDAHAIHQDFIRLAYASTAVLAVIPLQDILGFGSDCRMNCPGSTTRNWAWRCAPRFLTEDIAAWLLRETTFYNRRPPVAADAPTR